The Anopheles stephensi strain Indian chromosome Y unlocalized genomic scaffold, UCI_ANSTEP_V1.0 chrY13, whole genome shotgun sequence genomic sequence AAAAACGCGTTaaagttgtaattgttgttgggTGTACGGGTGGATTTCTTTCATAAACCATCATCCAACTAACTACTCATTGCGTCGCGATTTGCGAAATATACGGTACCGTGTTGCGGCAGGTATCGTTTGATGTTTGCGGATTCTGGGTTATATTAGCTATTTCTTAGTGAGTCATCGTTCATTTACTAATTCTGACTTCTGTGGTAAATCTACACTTGAATAATAGTACCATGTCAAAGCCCACTAAATggtttttcccttctttctccttctcttaCATGCTCTTAAATATCATTTAATGGACACACTGCGATGACGGAGCGTTGCCAGCATGAATCTAATCGAGGAGAGGAAAAGTGGGAAAGTATGCCGCGGAGAAAAAGTATCTCAATGCGATTATGCTAACatttaattttacattttttcagTGTGCACCGGATCGGCCAGAAAACATAACGAGAGGCTTgactccttccttccttcattCTCCAAATTGCTAGCAGAGTAACATCATACATTGGAGCATGTCAGCATATTGCAGTATGCCTGCCAAGCATCCCGGAGTTTCCATGCGTAGCCGGACCAATTAAGCTAGggtaattaaaatatatttcatagTAGTTTGCGTTAACGGTTAGGTGAAAGCATTAACCAAGCAAATAAGAAGGAACTGAGGGAATTAAAACAAGACACGTTAGGCAGTGATAGACAATGACAGGAATGGAAAGTGGTTAGGGATAAATGAAGATAAACTTAACGAAATTGAAAAGTAATAGCGAGCATATATAAACCCTGATATAATCGCGTGGGATTAGAATAAGATGTATGTGCATAAAGTAGGATTTCATATGAACTTCTCTTCGTTATCACAAGCATCAGACAGTCGATgttgtcgaaaagaatttagGTAGCTTGCGATGATGGCCAACTCCCTTTGTTTAATTATTCCACGCCGTACATAATAaccttttgttttaataatgtTTTGTTCTAATCACCGATGAACGACCAGGCCGAATAGCTATGTTTCATATAAGTTGTttgacagaaaacaaaactaatgtaatttattcgtttaataattttatttattattatttttgtctcGTTTGTGCGAGCACTTGGTGGAGCTTTTAACCAaacctttatatttttttaagcttGACGCATTGttaattttagtttttgcAAAACGTTCTACGTCTTCAATTGTAACTATTTCAAACTGTTCTCCTACAGTTTTTAATAATCGCCAAATATTGGCTTTATCGTCCAGTCTTGTTTTAGGGCCGTTTTTACCGCCACCACGCCAACTGCATGTCGCTAAAAATGTTCTATCGAACAGCATCATGAATGTGTCATGCATGCGATTTTTAGCATACGGCTTTCCGGATACTTTATCATTAATAAGAAGAAGGACGCTTTCAAAAAAGTCATCATTACCTAAGTTTTCGTTGAAAGCAGTTAGCTCTGCTTCCGATGTAAGGAACGGTAGTGTCATAATCGATGTTGTTATTGGATGCCCCGGCCCCTGCATCGTACCTGCTCTATAAGTTGTTTTGTTACGGTGATCAGTCAAATAATTCAGCTAAGCCCAGATCAGTGCAACAGACTTATTCAGTACAGTTAGTTGCTCGCTGGTTTGACTTTCAAATGTTGAGCTTATAGCTGGATTTGTCTGCGCGGCATCCAGCATAGATGTTTGTGTACTGCGTGATGCTACAGATACTGTCTCAGGAGATGTATTTACAAGAAGTTTTGGTCGGTACAATTTTCCcgttttcaaatttaacacatttcgtttttctttctcagaAGTTGCATCGATGATGGATGGTGCCGGCTTTTTAACGGTGGGTGTTGGTCGATATATTTTACATGTATTGAGGAGCATAGGATTGTACTGTGCGGTTGTTGCTGGATCCGGTAAATGTAAGTAAATGGTAAGAGTTAGTTGATATagtgttgttaaaaaaattgaattgtatcatgttttgttgttctcaggTATACCTTTGGCTGGAGCTGCGTTAAAACTGTTTGGTGGTAACAGTCGTGAAGGTATTGCActggttgttgctgaaacataaATGGCAAGAGTTAGTTGaaagttttgttaaaaaaattgaattgtatcatgttttgttgttctcaggTATACCTTTGGCTGGAGCTGCGTTAAAACTGTTTGGTGGTAACAATCGTGAAGGTATTGCActggttgttgctgaaacataaATGGCAAGAGTTAGTTGaaagttttgttaaaaaaattgaattgtatcatgttttgttgttctcaggtatacctttggctggagctgctttaaaactgtttggtgGTAACAATCGTGAAGGTAATGTActggttgttgctgaaacataaATGGTAAGAGTTAGTTGATATagtgttgttaaaaaaattgaattgtatcatgttttgttgttctcaggTATACCTTTGGCTGGAGCTGCGTTAAAACTGTTTGGTGGTAACAATCGTGAAGGTATTGCActggttgttgctgaaacataaATGGCAAGAGTTAGTTGaaagttttgttaaaaaaattgaattgtatcatgttttgttgttctcaggtatacctttggctggagctgc encodes the following:
- the LOC118515134 gene encoding uncharacterized protein DKFZp434B061-like isoform X9, coding for MFREAANTNRSLKSCTLSALRSRLPQLTIRPNKVVIQAASITPTSKTSPRINVTAAPTKATTSAIPSRLLPPNSFNAAPAKATTSTLPSRLLPPNSFKAAPAKATTSAIPSRLLPPNSFNAAPAKATTSTLPSRLLPPNSFKAAPAKATTSAIPSRLLPPNSFNAAPAKATTAQYNPMLLNTCKIYRPTPTVKKPAPSIIDATSEKEKRNVLNLKTGKLYRPKLLVNTSPETVSVASRSTQTSMLDAAQTNPAISSTFESQTSEQLTVLNKSVALIWA
- the LOC118515134 gene encoding mucin-2-like isoform X8, which codes for MFREAANTNRSLKSCTLSALRSRLPQLTIRPNKVVIQAASITPTSKTSPRINVTAAPTKATTSAIPSRLLPPNSFNAAPAKATTSTLPSRLLPPNSFKAAPAKATTSAIPSRLLPPNSFNAAPAKATTSTLPSRLLPPNSFKAAPAKATTSAIPSRLLPPNSFNAAPAKATTSAIPSRLLPPNSFNAAPAKATTAQYNPMLLNTCKIYRPTPTVKKPAPSIIDATSEKEKRNVLNLKTGKLYRPKLLVNTSPETVSVASRSTQTSMLDAAQTNPAISSTFESQTSEQLTVLNKSVALIWA